Sequence from the Candidatus Aenigmatarchaeota archaeon genome:
GTGGAGACGTTGTCAATGCTTTGGAAGCCGGACGCTCCAGTCGGGAGATTCTGGACTTGGCCGGATGCTGCAAAGATTGTCCTGCTTACAGGGCTTCATCTGATGGGGCATGGTTGGGGTCTGGAGATAGCCGATACGTAAGAATGGGGGGCGATTGCGGATTTTGTGTGCCGGGCTGGAATGAGGCGCTGGGATTGGGTCCTGTGTGCCGCATCAAGGAGTGCGTGGATACTCTGGGAATGATATACCGAGGTGACGGAGCCAGTATAGCCCGCACGCCTTAAGGATGGCTCTTGGGCTTTTGTTTTGTCTTGTTTTGATATTTTCTGACAGAGCCGATGCTTTATTTTAATCCAAATTATATTGCGGGAGTGTCCGAGTCTGGCCAACGCTTTTTCTGCCTTTAAATCCCATGAAGGAATGGGGCGGAATGATGGTTAAAGGAGCAGGACTTAAGAAATTAAGTTTGGAGCCGAAAAACGGCGATGACTGCCGAAAAAGCTCTTTTAAGAAATCCTGTGCGTTAGTCGCTGCGAGGGTGAATCTTTTTCTTTTGAAAAAGAAAAAGCTCCAGGACCAAAAAGAAAACAAATATTTCGCTTCGCGGAATAATGCCTGAAGGTCGGGGAAGAAGATTTCCTTGAATTCGAATCCCTTCTCCCGCACATTTTTAAGGTCTGGCTTCTAGTTAAGCTTCTCTATGCAGCTTCCAAGCTGGAAAACTTTTCCTTCCTGCAAATGGTCGCCGATTATGTGAAGCCCTATTGGCATTCCTTCGCTTCTGCCGACAGGAACGGACAGGTGAGGCACTCCGCAAAGGTTTGGCCCCACAGTCAGGATGTCCATTGCGTAGTGCTGGGCAGGCGTAAGCTCTGCGATGTCTGTGAACTTGGGAGCGACAATCGGCATTGTGGGCGTAACGATGCAGTCGAACTTCTGGAAAGCAGACTTGAATTCCTTTATCAAATGTGCTCGGACCTTCAGGGCTTTAAGGTAATACTTGTCCCTGTAGCCGGATTTCCTGTAGAATGTCCCAAGAATGCACCTCCTTTTTGCCTCGAGCCCAAAGTACTTCCCGCGGACTTTCGAGAAAAACTCGTTGTACCCTCCTTCAATCTCAAGGGTTGAGCCGTACCTTATGCCGCAGAACTTGGCAAGGTTTGTAGATGCCTCGCTCATCGCGATTATGTAGTATGACGGAAGCGCATACTTTGTGGAAGCAAGGGAGAACTCTTCGTACTTTATCCCGGCAGACTCTAGCTTTTTTATCTGCCTCCAGATTTCCTGCTTAATCTCTTCATTGACACCCTCGAAATATTCTTTGGGAACGCCCACCCTCATTTTCGAGGGATCTTTTTCAAGAAAGCTCGTATAATCCTCATCTTTTCGGTTTATTGAGGTGGAATCCCTTTCGTCAAATCCGGCAATTTTCGATAGGCCCCATGCGGCCTCAAAGCAGTTTTTGCCGATTATGCCGACCTTGTCGAGGGAAGAGGCGTAGTCTATCATTCCATATCTTGAAACCCTTCCGTATGTGGGTGTTATTCCGACCACTCCGCAAAAAGAGGCGGGGCAGGATATGGAGCCGCCGGTTGATTCTGCCATTGCAACGTGTGGCAGGTTCTGGAGTGCTGCAGTCAGGCATGCGGCGCCGCCCGAAGAGCCGCCGCAGCTTCTTCTGGGGTCAAGCGGGTTTTTGGGAACGCCGAAAGCGCAGTTCATGGAAAAAGTGCCAAAGCCAAACTCGTCCATTGCGGTCTTTCCTATGATGTAACCGAAGTTCTTTATTTTTTCAACCACGTGGGCGTCAAATGGGGGGACATAAGTTTCAAGTATCCTGCTCCCTGCGGTCGTCCTTATCCCGCTTGTGCAGAGGCAGTCCTTTACGGAAATTGGGACTCCTGGAAAGCTTTCCTTTGCGCCCATTTTCTCGCAGTGGCTTAGCGCTTCGTCTCTTGAAACTGTAATAAAGGGCCCGAATTTGCCCTGAATTCTGTCAACTTCCTTCCATATCTTTTCAAATACTTCCCCCTGGTTGGGGTTTTCGAGATATTCCTTAAGGTCCATAAAATACCTAGATTTTATAAGGTTTTGAAAGTGCCGCGTTTTTCCTCTTTTTTTGCTTAAATACGCTCTTTGGGCTGCAGCCGGACCCCTGCTGAGCCATATTTAACATTTAGCCCTTCTTTCTAAATGGGAAAAGCAATTCTTTGTTACGAAATAATGCCGGAAAGCATTGAGTCAGTTGACCTGGTGGAGGAAGGGCTCAAAAAGCTTAATCCCGGAAAAATCGAAAAAAAGCCGATTGCCTTCGGGCTCAGCGCATTTGAGGTGACCTTTATCATCGAGGATGCGGAAGGGGCTGCAGGCAACACCGACGAAATCGAGACAAACCTTGAGAAAGTAGAGGGAGTCGGCTCGGTGAAGAGCATGGGCGTAACCCTTGCTTAGACACAGTTTGCTGTTTGTTTTTGGCTTATATGATGCCCATTGATACTGACAGGGCAAGCTCGTGCTTTCTGAAGTAAAAATTCGCTTTTAGGGCTGCTTTTGGGTCCGGGCTTTTGCAATAAATTTCTCCAAGCGCAGAGTAGACGGGAACCAGACGACGGGCCAGCTGGGGGTAGAAGTTCCAGTGTATGTCTGGATGAAGCTTTTCTGCCCTTTTGTTCGCGTCTTCGTAATTTTTCATTGCTCTCTCAAGGGCACTAATTCTTTTGGACCCGTTCAGCCGTTTTGAAGCTTCATAGTCTTTGGCTCCGCTTAC
This genomic interval carries:
- the gatA gene encoding Asp-tRNA(Asn)/Glu-tRNA(Gln) amidotransferase subunit GatA, which encodes MDLKEYLENPNQGEVFEKIWKEVDRIQGKFGPFITVSRDEALSHCEKMGAKESFPGVPISVKDCLCTSGIRTTAGSRILETYVPPFDAHVVEKIKNFGYIIGKTAMDEFGFGTFSMNCAFGVPKNPLDPRRSCGGSSGGAACLTAALQNLPHVAMAESTGGSISCPASFCGVVGITPTYGRVSRYGMIDYASSLDKVGIIGKNCFEAAWGLSKIAGFDERDSTSINRKDEDYTSFLEKDPSKMRVGVPKEYFEGVNEEIKQEIWRQIKKLESAGIKYEEFSLASTKYALPSYYIIAMSEASTNLAKFCGIRYGSTLEIEGGYNEFFSKVRGKYFGLEAKRRCILGTFYRKSGYRDKYYLKALKVRAHLIKEFKSAFQKFDCIVTPTMPIVAPKFTDIAELTPAQHYAMDILTVGPNLCGVPHLSVPVGRSEGMPIGLHIIGDHLQEGKVFQLGSCIEKLN
- a CDS encoding elongation factor 1-beta translates to MGKAILCYEIMPESIESVDLVEEGLKKLNPGKIEKKPIAFGLSAFEVTFIIEDAEGAAGNTDEIETNLEKVEGVGSVKSMGVTLA